Proteins encoded in a region of the Mucilaginibacter sabulilitoris genome:
- a CDS encoding glycosyltransferase family 4 protein, translating into MLPYFSEAPTLLTVHDLVALDYPEFCKNETAVYHKLFLPNSIAKAKKIIAVSHQVKEDIIARFNTDPSKIEVVHHGVGKEFTEIKSPRILQKVSQKYQLPEKYILFVGNLEPRKNIENLIDAFVELKKHLDIEHKLVIVGAEGWKFHGIYTKVGQRKINNEIIFTGYADQEDMPALYSLADLFVFPSLYEGFGLPVLEALACKTPVLISNSGALPEVAGNVVPQVDRLDPRDVAEKILLLITSDELKIRIANYGIDRIKQFTWEQSAQKTITVYDQLLMNGVSA; encoded by the coding sequence ATATTACCTTATTTTTCAGAAGCTCCCACTTTACTGACAGTCCATGATTTGGTAGCATTGGATTATCCCGAATTTTGTAAAAATGAAACCGCAGTTTATCATAAGTTATTTTTGCCGAATTCGATTGCTAAGGCAAAAAAAATAATTGCGGTATCTCATCAGGTCAAAGAAGACATCATAGCGAGATTTAATACCGACCCGTCAAAAATAGAAGTAGTTCACCATGGTGTTGGTAAAGAATTTACAGAGATCAAATCACCCCGAATATTACAAAAGGTAAGTCAAAAATATCAGCTCCCGGAAAAATATATATTATTTGTGGGAAACCTTGAGCCGCGGAAAAACATTGAAAATTTAATCGACGCATTCGTTGAACTTAAGAAGCATCTTGATATTGAACATAAACTCGTTATTGTCGGGGCAGAGGGTTGGAAATTCCACGGCATCTACACCAAGGTTGGGCAACGGAAAATAAATAATGAGATTATATTCACAGGTTATGCCGATCAGGAAGATATGCCAGCTTTGTATTCTTTAGCTGATTTGTTTGTTTTCCCCTCTTTGTATGAGGGTTTTGGATTACCCGTATTGGAAGCGCTGGCATGTAAAACTCCGGTGCTAATTTCAAATAGTGGAGCGCTTCCTGAAGTTGCCGGGAACGTTGTTCCTCAGGTAGACCGCTTAGATCCACGGGATGTCGCGGAAAAAATATTATTATTGATAACCAGTGACGAACTGAAAATAAGGATTGCCAATTATGGGATTGACAGAATAAAACAATTCACTTGGGAACAGTCAGCGCAAAAAACAATTACCGTTTATGATCAACTTTTAATGAATGGAGTTAGTGCTTAA
- a CDS encoding NHL repeat-containing protein yields the protein MKRKTCCLFICGLVFLQIFEGCKKDSLQTPSSIDVQKTSMENHSGALADSSGYTVSTMISNGPGLRGICTADDGTVYSAATDDNKIYKISPQGVLTLIVSFPPKIYPLGLKLAANGYLYSILDSSKFYRILKMTTTGVIVAKMAIHNVKVHTPSDLAVGDDGTIYIADAGDQRIVAITPDGKSGSVLAGRAGFHQVVDGKGDKAGLDGLVSIKFLKDGYLVASEQFSSYTGLRKITRDGNVTTIFSLPGDAQRQSYISDFSASHRDKNMKVTAKENFFLQMTTFTAGEIRNNIVHLSDKNVMTNITGENAEGITNGPGENARFANFFGMAIFGTTLYISCGSVDNLRKIIKN from the coding sequence ATGAAGCGCAAAACATGTTGTTTATTTATTTGCGGGCTGGTATTCCTGCAAATATTTGAAGGCTGCAAAAAGGATAGCCTGCAAACCCCGTCATCAATTGATGTCCAAAAAACCAGCATGGAAAACCACTCAGGTGCTCTGGCAGATAGCAGCGGGTATACGGTTAGCACCATGATCAGTAACGGGCCTGGTTTAAGGGGTATTTGCACGGCAGACGACGGAACCGTTTATTCCGCGGCAACCGACGATAATAAAATTTATAAAATAAGCCCGCAGGGAGTACTAACGCTGATCGTCAGTTTTCCGCCCAAAATATATCCGCTTGGCTTAAAACTGGCCGCGAACGGATATTTATATAGCATACTGGATAGTAGCAAGTTCTACCGTATTTTAAAAATGACCACAACCGGGGTGATCGTTGCCAAAATGGCCATACATAACGTCAAAGTACATACGCCGAGTGACCTGGCAGTAGGAGATGATGGGACGATCTATATCGCGGATGCAGGCGATCAGCGGATCGTAGCCATTACGCCAGACGGAAAGTCGGGGTCTGTGTTGGCAGGCAGGGCCGGATTCCACCAGGTGGTTGATGGTAAAGGCGATAAAGCCGGTTTAGATGGTTTAGTATCTATAAAATTTTTAAAAGATGGTTACCTAGTAGCAAGCGAACAATTCTCTTCCTACACCGGTTTACGGAAGATAACAAGGGACGGAAATGTAACGACCATTTTTAGTCTGCCTGGCGACGCCCAGAGACAAAGTTATATCAGCGATTTTTCGGCCTCACATCGGGACAAAAACATGAAGGTAACAGCCAAAGAAAACTTTTTTCTGCAAATGACCACATTCACAGCCGGTGAGATTAGAAATAACATCGTGCACCTGAGTGATAAAAATGTAATGACCAATATCACCGGCGAAAACGCAGAAGGAATCACAAACGGACCCGGTGAGAATGCACGATTTGCGAATTTCTTTGGAATGGCTATTTTTGGAACCACGCTTTATATAAGTTGCGGTTCAGTCGACAATCTTCGTAAAATAATCAAAAATTAA
- a CDS encoding polysaccharide biosynthesis protein — protein MKKLFNNNEMLPKMVVMLIDLTIIVLAFSMSFLLIPPVWLIEPEQKYFLIYLALYTAISFVVFYKMKIPNNMMRYSNIPDLFKLFTAVLITCAFFDAVVQVILLFYNIPAIVQSFLVINMAISSMALIMFRIGIKGVFAQLKKLPEASVIGNGGEILIFDMGEPVKIIDLVRKMISMSGAVPDQDIKIIFSGLRPGEKLYEELLKNDECSVPSPHAKIRISLAGKNQWYGINEHIADLTLLVKGSDIDIVRKIKEAVPEFISNNSVYEVLDAENKNIHTIRKLIFNA, from the coding sequence ATGAAAAAATTATTCAATAATAACGAGATGCTCCCTAAGATGGTAGTCATGCTTATTGACTTAACAATTATCGTGCTGGCTTTTTCAATGTCATTTTTGCTCATACCTCCTGTTTGGCTTATAGAGCCCGAACAGAAGTATTTTCTCATCTACCTGGCATTATATACTGCTATTTCCTTTGTTGTGTTTTATAAGATGAAAATACCGAACAATATGATGCGCTATTCAAACATTCCGGACCTTTTCAAGCTATTTACCGCAGTTTTGATTACTTGTGCTTTCTTTGATGCAGTAGTGCAAGTAATTCTGCTGTTTTACAATATTCCTGCAATTGTTCAATCATTCCTTGTCATCAATATGGCCATATCAAGCATGGCCCTCATTATGTTTAGAATTGGTATAAAAGGTGTTTTTGCGCAGCTTAAAAAACTCCCTGAGGCAAGCGTTATTGGCAATGGTGGCGAAATATTGATTTTTGACATGGGCGAACCGGTAAAAATTATTGATCTCGTAAGAAAGATGATCTCTATGTCAGGAGCCGTCCCGGATCAGGACATCAAAATTATTTTTTCGGGATTAAGGCCAGGGGAAAAGCTATACGAGGAATTGCTAAAAAACGATGAATGTAGTGTTCCGTCCCCTCATGCAAAGATTAGAATCTCTTTAGCGGGGAAAAATCAATGGTACGGTATAAATGAACACATTGCCGACCTGACGCTTCTTGTCAAAGGGAGCGATATTGATATTGTAAGAAAGATCAAAGAGGCCGTCCCCGAGTTCATTAGCAACAATTCGGTTTATGAAGTGCTCGACGCTGAAAATAAAAACATACACACCATCCGTAAGCTCATTTTTAACGCATGA
- a CDS encoding MBL fold metallo-hydrolase, which produces MTKRYLWVGLSMILLVISTGCGFVKQLGKKPKGEARARLDTLLNYKNGSFENLAEDSNASVKHNRWLFLRKRPKTVRPTRELPWVKTDLKTLQVSVPTVVWFGHSSLLIKTRQSNILIDPIFGNHAGPVPELLKAFNGTTHYHAEDMPPIDVLIISHDHYDHLDYRTLKKLKPFIRLAVVPKGVGSDLIYWGFDPKKIIELNWNQSAILPGDIHITATPSQHKSNRTFGAENKTLWASYVIQTGGYRLFYGGDGGYGPYFKKIGKHYGPFDIAFLECGQYSPNWPWTHLWFGQAAQAAVDLHARLLQPIHWAKFVEAGQPWNEPIKKLLPAAEKLGVEINVPRIGEPYTLKDPPKKVVWWDFK; this is translated from the coding sequence ATGACAAAACGTTATTTATGGGTCGGGTTATCTATGATACTACTGGTAATATCCACCGGCTGTGGCTTTGTTAAACAACTGGGAAAAAAACCAAAAGGCGAAGCGCGTGCCCGGCTTGACACTTTGCTCAATTACAAAAACGGCAGTTTCGAAAACCTGGCGGAAGACTCAAACGCTTCAGTTAAACACAATCGCTGGCTTTTTCTTCGCAAGCGTCCTAAAACTGTCAGGCCCACTCGTGAGTTGCCGTGGGTTAAAACGGATCTGAAGACGCTTCAGGTTTCCGTACCAACAGTTGTTTGGTTTGGTCATTCCTCCTTGTTGATCAAAACCAGACAAAGCAATATACTAATTGATCCTATTTTCGGTAACCATGCTGGACCGGTACCTGAATTGCTTAAAGCGTTTAACGGGACGACACATTACCATGCTGAAGATATGCCGCCTATCGATGTACTAATCATTTCTCATGACCATTACGACCACCTTGATTATCGTACCCTGAAAAAATTAAAACCTTTTATTAGATTGGCTGTAGTCCCGAAGGGTGTCGGCTCGGATCTGATCTACTGGGGATTTGATCCTAAAAAGATTATTGAGCTCAACTGGAACCAATCGGCAATACTCCCCGGAGACATCCATATAACTGCTACACCTTCGCAACACAAGAGCAACCGCACATTTGGTGCAGAAAATAAAACGCTTTGGGCATCTTATGTAATACAAACGGGTGGGTACAGGTTATTTTACGGTGGGGATGGCGGCTACGGTCCTTATTTTAAAAAGATAGGAAAACATTACGGCCCTTTTGATATAGCTTTTTTAGAATGTGGTCAATACAGTCCGAATTGGCCATGGACACACCTCTGGTTCGGGCAGGCAGCCCAGGCCGCTGTCGATTTACATGCCCGTCTGCTACAACCCATTCACTGGGCCAAGTTCGTCGAGGCCGGTCAGCCCTGGAATGAACCTATCAAAAAATTGTTACCAGCTGCTGAAAAACTGGGTGTTGAGATAAATGTTCCGCGTATAGGAGAACCCTATACCTTAAAAGACCCGCCTAAAAAAGTAGTTTGGTGGGATTTTAAGTAA
- a CDS encoding glycosyltransferase family protein, with translation MKILINGLLLNEKSSGIQYATQNLLRALSENDRLEHDIEVLVSGNYSNSWKESKHFKTHRLPFNSTNRMKRVFYEHFNLERYFKKTNSIFITPQTAYYLIFQKLPLY, from the coding sequence GTGAAAATTCTTATAAATGGTTTGCTGTTAAACGAAAAGTCTTCCGGGATTCAATATGCTACACAAAATTTATTGCGTGCCCTGAGCGAGAATGATCGTTTGGAACATGATATTGAAGTTTTGGTTTCTGGCAATTATTCAAACTCATGGAAAGAAAGCAAACATTTTAAAACGCATAGATTGCCTTTTAATTCTACTAACAGAATGAAACGGGTTTTTTACGAACATTTTAACCTCGAACGTTATTTCAAAAAAACAAATTCAATCTTTATCACACCACAAACTGCATATTACCTTATTTTTCAGAAGCTCCCACTTTACTGA
- a CDS encoding DegT/DnrJ/EryC1/StrS family aminotransferase, translating into MSNKIWLSSPHMGEAEIDFIKGAFENNWIAPVGPHIDAFEKDIENYIGNDCHVAAVNSGTSALHLALILLGIGPGDEVLCQSMTFSASANPIVYQGAKAVFVDSEEQSWNISPLFLEQAIKDRIKKGKKPSAIIVVHLYGMPAAMAEIVTIAQNYEIPLIEDAAEALGSCYKKRMLGTFGDMGIYSFNGNKIITTSAGGALVSKNNVWIDRAKFLATQAKDNLPYYQHSTIGYNYRMSNICAGIGRGQITKIELRVMQRRNNFEFYKKHLSDIPEISFHKEPDADYHSNRWLSTILIEPGTVTKEHIIATLAKQNIEARCTWKPMHLQPVFKDCPYYGEDIAEHVFENGLCLPSGSNLTGEDRELIVRQLRTCFLNVSNAAFYTHY; encoded by the coding sequence ATGAGTAATAAGATATGGCTTTCATCGCCTCACATGGGAGAGGCAGAAATTGATTTCATAAAAGGCGCATTCGAAAATAATTGGATAGCACCAGTTGGCCCTCATATAGATGCCTTTGAAAAAGATATTGAAAACTATATCGGAAATGATTGTCATGTAGCTGCTGTAAATAGCGGTACATCTGCTTTGCATTTGGCACTTATTCTGTTGGGGATTGGTCCGGGTGACGAAGTGTTATGTCAATCGATGACTTTTTCAGCGTCAGCCAATCCCATTGTTTATCAGGGCGCTAAAGCAGTGTTTGTTGATAGTGAAGAACAATCATGGAATATTTCACCGTTATTTCTTGAACAGGCGATAAAGGACCGTATCAAAAAGGGGAAGAAACCATCTGCAATAATTGTAGTGCATTTGTATGGCATGCCGGCGGCTATGGCCGAGATCGTCACCATTGCACAGAATTATGAAATACCCCTAATAGAAGATGCGGCGGAGGCTTTGGGCTCATGTTATAAAAAAAGGATGCTTGGAACTTTTGGCGATATGGGTATCTATTCTTTTAATGGCAATAAGATCATTACAACGTCGGCAGGAGGGGCCCTGGTATCAAAAAATAACGTATGGATAGACAGAGCCAAATTTTTAGCTACACAAGCAAAGGACAACTTACCATATTATCAACATTCAACCATCGGCTATAATTACAGGATGAGTAATATATGTGCGGGAATTGGCCGGGGGCAAATTACTAAGATTGAATTGCGCGTAATGCAAAGAAGGAACAATTTCGAATTTTATAAGAAACATCTTTCTGATATCCCTGAGATTAGCTTCCATAAAGAGCCTGATGCAGATTATCACTCAAACAGGTGGTTGAGTACTATTTTAATTGAGCCGGGAACGGTTACAAAAGAGCATATCATCGCCACACTCGCAAAACAAAATATTGAAGCCCGGTGTACCTGGAAACCCATGCATTTACAACCCGTTTTCAAAGATTGCCCATATTATGGCGAAGACATCGCCGAACATGTTTTTGAAAATGGTTTATGTCTCCCATCCGGATCTAATCTTACCGGAGAAGACCGGGAATTAATTGTGAGACAACTCAGAACATGCTTTTTGAATGTGTCAAATGCTGCATTTTATACGCATTATTGA
- a CDS encoding FAD/NAD(P)-binding protein — MNRIYDIIFVGAGISCTYTLVHLLNHFNISVKNGNKLKILIVDKDKEFWTGIPYGNRSGKDSLIITPLKDFIPKADSAFFFSWLKQTFTNILKNDERDASMLMNIWLQKNRNAIERNSWEDLYIPRYWFGLFIKERITGLLEEAVKKDLIEYDLLNATIDDIQKNGSFYEVITDDPMYEIINKCKKVVLSIGSPPEKLFNNRVNNTDKRQPPIFIENIYDKGLPAALKLIRGVLADSDTKRKNVLIIGSNASSLELIYNLGDEILKEVYNLYVISSSGRFPGRIKEGISQHVFIPEHLTSLKKLEDLTAEQLFASFLNDLKIIENCKVDIEYTYLPVNALIAELVNKLNSTEQDKFVTTYGREIGKYYRRAGGEYSNKVTKLQKCRKMKCIQGEFISANASGVQYKNITDATIINLILPLTIVINCSGPGNLETESSTSALIDNLIKSELCKLNSSKRGFSVNSQFEADKNFYVMGPLLAGNVIGVHKIWHAESCNRIFNLTFDLANQLLKTA; from the coding sequence ATGAACAGGATATATGATATCATATTTGTGGGGGCAGGTATTTCCTGCACATATACTTTAGTGCATTTATTAAACCATTTCAATATTTCCGTAAAAAATGGCAATAAGCTGAAAATACTCATTGTTGATAAAGACAAAGAGTTTTGGACCGGTATACCATATGGAAACCGGTCCGGTAAAGATTCTTTAATTATAACTCCTTTAAAAGACTTTATTCCAAAAGCTGATAGCGCATTTTTTTTCTCCTGGTTGAAGCAAACCTTTACCAACATTTTGAAAAATGACGAACGGGATGCTTCGATGTTAATGAACATTTGGCTCCAAAAAAACCGAAATGCAATTGAAAGGAATAGCTGGGAGGATTTATATATCCCGAGATATTGGTTTGGACTTTTTATAAAGGAACGTATAACCGGTTTATTGGAGGAGGCCGTAAAAAAAGACCTTATCGAATATGATCTTTTAAATGCCACAATTGATGATATTCAAAAAAACGGTTCTTTTTACGAAGTGATTACTGACGACCCGATGTACGAAATCATTAATAAGTGTAAAAAAGTGGTTTTGTCAATAGGCAGTCCTCCCGAAAAGCTTTTTAATAACAGGGTTAATAATACAGACAAAAGACAACCGCCCATTTTTATCGAAAACATTTATGACAAAGGACTGCCGGCGGCGTTGAAACTTATTCGCGGCGTCTTAGCCGATAGTGATACTAAGCGAAAAAATGTACTCATAATAGGCTCAAACGCCAGTTCATTAGAGCTCATTTACAATCTTGGAGATGAAATTTTGAAGGAGGTCTATAACCTTTATGTTATTTCGTCATCTGGAAGATTTCCAGGCCGTATTAAAGAAGGGATATCCCAGCATGTTTTTATTCCTGAGCACTTAACATCATTAAAAAAACTGGAGGATTTAACTGCCGAACAATTGTTCGCATCCTTCCTCAATGATCTGAAAATTATAGAAAACTGTAAAGTAGATATCGAATATACCTATCTCCCTGTAAACGCTTTGATCGCAGAATTGGTCAATAAATTAAATTCCACTGAGCAGGACAAATTTGTAACAACATACGGTAGGGAGATAGGTAAGTATTATCGAAGGGCAGGAGGTGAATATTCAAACAAAGTGACGAAGTTGCAAAAGTGCCGGAAGATGAAATGTATTCAGGGCGAATTTATAAGCGCTAACGCATCAGGTGTCCAATATAAAAATATTACAGATGCAACAATAATAAACTTAATTCTGCCCTTAACTATTGTTATCAATTGTTCGGGTCCGGGTAATTTGGAAACAGAATCATCAACATCAGCACTTATCGATAACCTCATTAAAAGTGAACTTTGTAAGTTAAACTCATCAAAAAGAGGCTTCAGCGTTAATTCACAATTTGAAGCTGATAAAAACTTTTACGTAATGGGACCTTTATTAGCAGGCAACGTTATCGGTGTTCACAAAATTTGGCATGCTGAAAGTTGTAACCGCATTTTTAATTTAACATTTGATTTGGCCAACCAGTTATTAAAAACGGCATAA
- a CDS encoding polysaccharide deacetylase family protein, producing the protein MNILTIDLEEWFHVVFEGDPAGWKNKESRVMKNTEFVLDELVKNDIKATFFTVGWIAREYPDLVKKINNAGFEIGSHSDFHRVVYKFSKSGFKADVKRSVESLEALIGKKVTSFRAPYFSLTNSVAGYLDTLVENGIEIDSSVCPVVTKYGGYKNFPSNEPCLIKSEHFTIKEFPLSSYRIFSKQILYSGGGYFRLFPFALIKLLFKQQQYNMTYFHPHDFDGRQPALNLSLIADTRRKIGAATAGDKFKKLLASFNFTDISASDKLINWDQVPVVNF; encoded by the coding sequence ATGAATATTTTAACAATTGACCTGGAAGAATGGTTTCACGTTGTTTTTGAAGGAGACCCCGCGGGGTGGAAAAACAAGGAAAGCCGCGTGATGAAAAATACGGAATTTGTTTTGGATGAGCTTGTAAAAAACGACATAAAAGCCACTTTTTTTACAGTAGGATGGATAGCCAGGGAATATCCTGATTTGGTAAAAAAAATAAATAATGCCGGATTCGAAATAGGATCGCATTCAGATTTCCACAGGGTAGTATATAAGTTTTCAAAAAGCGGATTTAAAGCGGATGTTAAAAGGTCCGTAGAATCATTGGAGGCGCTTATCGGGAAAAAAGTTACAAGTTTTCGTGCACCGTACTTTTCACTTACCAATTCGGTTGCCGGTTATCTGGATACTTTGGTGGAGAATGGTATTGAGATAGACAGTTCTGTTTGTCCTGTTGTAACCAAATATGGCGGGTATAAAAACTTTCCCTCAAATGAACCTTGCCTTATTAAATCAGAACACTTTACAATTAAAGAATTTCCTCTAAGCAGTTACAGGATTTTTAGCAAGCAAATACTATACTCAGGCGGCGGATATTTCAGATTATTCCCTTTTGCACTGATCAAACTATTGTTTAAACAACAACAATATAACATGACCTATTTTCACCCCCACGACTTTGATGGCAGGCAGCCGGCGTTAAATCTTTCGTTAATAGCGGATACACGGCGAAAGATAGGGGCGGCAACTGCCGGTGATAAGTTCAAAAAACTATTGGCTTCGTTTAATTTTACAGATATCAGCGCATCGGATAAGTTAATTAACTGGGACCAGGTTCCGGTTGTGAATTTTTAA
- a CDS encoding DUF3943 domain-containing protein produces MLLRTKSFGHAALQFGLAELLPQAFDQYITKKDYAQISFKTIGHNLNLGSWRFDNDPLQTNQFGHPYHGSLFFNSFRANGYNFWQSAAATFAGSYVWETYAENQAPAPNDFINTSFGGTVLGEMEYRLSNRIINNESMGVKRQINEVLGFLIDPQNGLSRILNGKWGEVSANTILRDSAKIVADFNLGTRSIESNNKYHSGWYGHVKIYYGDPTEDYQTPFSNILINTEIGKDDSSKVNVVSVYGSLAGWEIESTRSVEHLAVLSANYDYIRNTAFFYSGQSVRINLLSEFDLSKKLTINTTLGMGPVILGAAPDKYITPNGRDYDYTMGWGINGSAAFNMSSKLYLDLNYRGGWLATINGNPSHYFLHTVSGELSYVLIKGLSLCAERGYYSLSGIYRNHPDIFRNYPYFKGSFKYSVNF; encoded by the coding sequence ATGTTGCTGAGAACGAAAAGCTTTGGCCATGCTGCACTACAGTTTGGTCTGGCCGAATTACTCCCTCAGGCTTTTGATCAATATATCACTAAAAAGGACTATGCCCAGATATCGTTTAAAACGATCGGACATAACTTGAATCTGGGAAGCTGGAGGTTCGACAACGACCCGCTCCAAACAAATCAATTCGGCCACCCTTATCATGGCAGCCTGTTCTTTAATTCTTTCCGTGCAAACGGCTATAATTTCTGGCAATCTGCGGCGGCAACCTTTGCCGGCAGCTATGTTTGGGAGACTTATGCGGAGAACCAGGCACCAGCCCCAAACGATTTCATCAACACCAGTTTTGGAGGAACCGTTTTAGGAGAAATGGAATATCGTCTGTCTAACCGGATCATTAATAATGAAAGTATGGGGGTTAAAAGGCAAATAAATGAGGTGTTGGGTTTTTTGATTGATCCACAGAACGGGCTTTCACGGATATTAAATGGTAAATGGGGGGAAGTTTCAGCGAACACGATACTCCGGGATTCCGCAAAAATAGTAGCGGATTTCAATCTGGGGACCAGGTCTATTGAATCAAACAACAAGTATCATAGCGGCTGGTACGGGCATGTAAAGATCTATTATGGCGATCCAACTGAAGATTATCAAACACCGTTCAGTAACATTTTGATCAACACAGAGATCGGAAAGGATGATAGCAGTAAGGTTAACGTTGTCAGTGTTTACGGGTCTTTGGCGGGTTGGGAAATTGAATCAACAAGATCTGTAGAGCACTTAGCAGTTCTATCTGCAAACTATGATTACATTCGTAATACGGCATTTTTCTATAGCGGCCAGAGCGTACGGATAAACCTTTTATCGGAATTTGATCTGAGTAAAAAACTCACGATCAACACCACCCTCGGAATGGGCCCGGTCATACTCGGGGCCGCCCCTGATAAGTATATTACGCCGAACGGCAGGGATTATGATTACACGATGGGTTGGGGAATCAATGGCAGTGCGGCATTTAATATGAGCAGCAAATTATATTTAGATCTCAATTACAGGGGCGGCTGGCTGGCTACCATAAACGGAAACCCTTCTCATTATTTTTTGCACACCGTATCGGGGGAATTGAGCTATGTCCTGATCAAAGGTTTATCGCTGTGTGCGGAGCGGGGTTATTATTCTTTATCTGGCATATACCGAAACCATCCCGACATTTTTAGAAATTATCCTTATTTCAAAGGATCTTTTAAATACTCTGTAAATTTTTGA
- a CDS encoding glycosyltransferase — translation MMNSKIPKTAIVHDLLLAMGGAENTLESIYRIHPSPIFTLVLNRNGIKDSLLSKATIITSFIQRFPRVLKAYRTYLPFYPLAIEQFDLRQYDIILSSSFIVAKGVITNTEQLHICYLHNPIRPAWELYQQFLSQSNNGTGLKGLLTRLVFHYLRQWDVLSATRVDHFIANSNYTARRIKKIYNRDADVIYPPVNVDLFELEECKEAYYVTASRLVYHKRIDLIVKAFAQNPDRKLIVLGDGPELKKLKLIATPNVELMGFQPKHVLISCLQKAKAFVFAAQEDFGIAPIEAMACGTPVLAFGKGGTLETVIPGETGLFFYKQTVESICNCIADFESGSHMFSSTAIREHAAKFSVKRFEQEFTELTRQKINEFYEKQIAENRRQHQDYTLL, via the coding sequence ATGATGAACAGCAAAATACCCAAAACGGCTATTGTACACGATCTCCTATTGGCTATGGGGGGCGCTGAGAACACGTTGGAATCCATATATAGGATACATCCATCACCAATATTTACGCTTGTTTTAAATAGAAACGGGATAAAGGATTCTTTATTAAGTAAAGCAACCATCATTACCTCATTTATACAGCGGTTTCCGCGTGTGTTAAAAGCATACCGAACCTATTTACCCTTTTACCCCTTAGCCATTGAGCAATTTGATTTGAGGCAATATGACATTATTTTATCATCGTCATTTATAGTTGCTAAAGGAGTTATAACTAATACCGAGCAATTACATATCTGTTACCTGCATAATCCGATAAGGCCTGCCTGGGAGCTATATCAACAATTTTTATCACAATCAAATAACGGTACGGGCCTGAAGGGGCTTTTAACCCGGTTGGTTTTTCATTATTTAAGGCAGTGGGACGTATTATCTGCAACTAGGGTAGATCATTTTATAGCCAATTCAAATTACACAGCCCGGCGAATCAAGAAGATATATAACCGGGATGCTGATGTTATTTATCCGCCGGTTAATGTTGATTTATTTGAGTTGGAAGAGTGCAAAGAAGCGTATTATGTAACAGCGTCAAGATTGGTGTATCATAAACGCATAGATCTGATTGTGAAGGCTTTTGCGCAAAATCCTGATAGAAAACTCATCGTTCTTGGTGATGGTCCGGAACTTAAGAAATTAAAATTAATTGCTACCCCAAATGTTGAACTGATGGGTTTCCAGCCAAAGCATGTGCTGATAAGTTGTCTTCAAAAGGCCAAGGCATTCGTGTTTGCAGCGCAGGAAGATTTCGGGATAGCACCCATAGAGGCCATGGCCTGTGGAACACCTGTGCTGGCTTTTGGAAAAGGCGGTACGCTTGAAACGGTAATACCTGGAGAAACCGGCCTTTTTTTTTATAAGCAAACGGTGGAAAGCATTTGCAATTGTATAGCAGATTTTGAGTCAGGATCGCACATGTTTAGTTCTACAGCGATAAGGGAACATGCTGCTAAATTTAGTGTGAAGCGGTTTGAGCAGGAGTTTACGGAATTAACCAGGCAAAAGATTAATGAGTTTTACGAAAAACAAATTGCCGAAAACCGTCGGCAACACCAAGATTATACCCTCCTTTAA